A single region of the Oculatellaceae cyanobacterium genome encodes:
- a CDS encoding MraY family glycosyltransferase, whose translation MNLYSFLQSLGIANPSGTGWLAVVFTFILAWVVTYRFIPQVRTFALRVGWADQPNARRLNREPLPNAGGLAIYAGVIAALILATFLRPIVIEAVLAQVLTILLGGSMLVLVGFIDDQFGLPPLFRLLTQILASLLLIASGTIIQLNFGTPIDSILSVLLTILWVVGITNAVNLMDGMDGLAGGISFITAMSLLAVSAQFETRAAATLVLAAVAGSALGFLRHNFHPSHIIMGDAGAYFLGYVLAGTSILGNLKVTTLFALIPTVLFVLVPVLDTTQVFVRRLMAGKNPLSTPGKDHLHHRLLAWGFSQRHAAIILWAITLVSNWVAMRMQGMSGIMMLATTIGIVLLLSFTVWRRLRAVLRATKKMAK comes from the coding sequence ATGAATCTGTACAGCTTCCTTCAGTCATTAGGCATTGCCAACCCCAGTGGTACTGGTTGGCTGGCAGTCGTTTTTACCTTTATTTTGGCTTGGGTAGTAACCTACCGTTTTATTCCCCAAGTCCGCACTTTTGCTTTACGAGTTGGCTGGGCAGATCAACCTAACGCCCGACGGTTGAACCGAGAACCCTTACCTAACGCTGGCGGACTGGCAATTTATGCTGGTGTCATAGCTGCACTGATCTTAGCTACGTTCTTAAGACCGATAGTTATTGAAGCGGTATTGGCTCAAGTTCTAACTATTCTTCTAGGCGGTTCGATGTTAGTGCTTGTAGGCTTTATTGACGATCAGTTTGGCTTACCACCACTATTTCGCTTATTAACTCAAATTCTAGCATCACTGTTATTGATTGCTAGCGGTACAATCATCCAACTAAATTTTGGTACTCCTATTGATTCCATACTATCAGTTTTACTAACAATTCTCTGGGTAGTGGGAATTACTAATGCCGTCAATTTAATGGATGGTATGGATGGATTGGCAGGCGGGATCAGTTTTATTACTGCAATGAGTTTGTTAGCTGTTTCCGCTCAATTTGAAACTCGTGCAGCAGCAACATTAGTGTTAGCTGCTGTAGCAGGTTCGGCACTAGGCTTTTTACGCCACAATTTTCATCCCTCACATATCATTATGGGGGATGCAGGAGCTTATTTTTTAGGCTATGTACTTGCTGGTACGAGTATTTTAGGCAATTTAAAAGTAACCACATTGTTTGCCTTAATACCAACAGTATTGTTTGTATTAGTACCTGTATTAGATACAACCCAAGTGTTCGTGCGACGGCTAATGGCAGGGAAAAATCCTTTAAGTACTCCTGGGAAAGATCACCTGCATCATCGCTTACTAGCTTGGGGTTTCTCTCAACGGCACGCAGCAATTATTCTTTGGGCAATTACCTTAGTTTCCAATTGGGTAGCAATGAGAATGCAAGGAATGAGCGGAATAATGATGCTTGCTACTACTATTGGCATTGTCCTGCTGTTAAGTTTTACTGTTTGGCGACGGCTACGGGCAGTGTTAAGGGCGACAAAAAAAATGGCGAAATAG
- a CDS encoding SPFH domain-containing protein: protein MGDLFGLIIFVVLGGSALSGVKIVKQGDEVLVETLGKYNGKKLTPGLNYVIPGFQRVAFQGNVREKVLDIPPQQCITRDNVSITVDAVVYWRILDMEKSYYKVENLHAAMVNLVLTQIRGEMGKLELDETFTARSQINEMLLQELDEATDPWGVKVTRVELRDLIPSKAVQESMELQMAAERKKRAAILNSEGEREGAINSAKGKAEAQVLEAEARQKSAILEAEGQQKTIVLKAQAERQQQVLKAQANADAIQIIANTIKTDPNAREALQFLIAQNYLDMGMTIGKSGSSKVMFMDPRSIPGTLEGIRSIVTDSEKPNFLDIKNGS from the coding sequence ATGGGAGACTTATTCGGTCTAATTATCTTTGTTGTTCTAGGTGGTTCGGCTCTTTCCGGCGTTAAAATTGTCAAGCAAGGAGACGAAGTTTTAGTTGAAACATTAGGGAAATATAACGGCAAAAAACTTACGCCCGGTCTAAACTATGTAATCCCTGGATTTCAAAGAGTAGCGTTTCAAGGAAATGTTAGAGAAAAAGTTTTAGACATTCCTCCTCAACAATGTATTACTCGCGATAATGTTTCAATTACCGTTGATGCTGTAGTTTACTGGCGCATCCTTGATATGGAGAAATCATACTACAAAGTAGAAAATCTCCACGCCGCAATGGTGAATTTGGTACTGACACAAATTCGCGGAGAAATGGGCAAATTAGAACTAGATGAAACTTTTACCGCCCGTAGTCAAATAAATGAAATGCTTCTACAAGAACTTGACGAAGCTACTGATCCCTGGGGAGTAAAAGTAACGCGGGTAGAATTGCGAGATCTTATTCCTTCCAAGGCAGTACAAGAATCAATGGAATTACAAATGGCTGCTGAACGTAAAAAACGGGCGGCAATTTTAAACTCAGAAGGTGAACGTGAAGGTGCAATTAACAGCGCTAAAGGTAAAGCAGAAGCACAAGTTTTAGAAGCAGAAGCACGTCAGAAATCTGCCATTTTAGAAGCAGAAGGTCAACAAAAAACCATTGTTCTCAAAGCACAGGCAGAACGGCAGCAGCAAGTACTCAAGGCTCAGGCTAATGCTGATGCTATACAAATCATTGCTAACACTATAAAAACTGATCCTAACGCTCGTGAAGCTTTGCAGTTTTTAATAGCTCAAAATTATTTAGACATGGGAATGACCATTGGTAAAAGCGGTAGTAGTAAAGTAATGTTTATGGATCCCCGCAGTATACCAGGCACTTTGGAGGGAATTCGCTCGATTGTAACTGATTCTGAAAAACCTAATTTTTTAGATATAAAAAATGGCAGTTGA
- a CDS encoding NfeD family protein, giving the protein MPIIGFFYPLFYLVHPSFIISTAFFLQVHPMVFWLVVGALLCLLEFAVPTAFTAFMMGISALLVALIARLLPSQIALQVGIWLGLSVGFVVLTHRLMPKRKISSISDATEAETLTEIVPGQPGRVLYEGGSWRAICEDSSAIAPGQKVYVVGRQGTTLVVVPKNLLDS; this is encoded by the coding sequence ATGCCGATTATTGGCTTTTTTTATCCTTTATTTTACCTGGTTCATCCTTCCTTCATAATCTCTACAGCTTTTTTCCTACAGGTTCACCCAATGGTATTTTGGTTAGTTGTAGGAGCATTGCTGTGTTTGCTAGAATTTGCTGTTCCAACAGCTTTTACGGCATTTATGATGGGAATTAGCGCCTTATTAGTAGCCTTAATTGCTAGGCTGCTACCATCACAGATTGCTTTGCAGGTAGGAATTTGGCTAGGGTTATCTGTTGGATTTGTTGTGCTAACGCATCGCTTAATGCCTAAGCGTAAAATATCTAGCATTAGTGATGCGACTGAAGCTGAGACTTTAACAGAAATTGTACCTGGACAACCAGGGCGAGTGTTATATGAAGGTGGTTCTTGGCGGGCTATTTGTGAAGATAGCAGCGCGATCGCACCAGGGCAAAAAGTTTATGTTGTAGGCAGACAAGGAACTACCCTAGTCGTAGTTCCCAAAAACTTATTAGATTCCTAA
- a CDS encoding 4-Cys prefix domain-containing protein: protein MISSKPRIHCLNSTCSHPLNPISNKFCESCHTPLVYRYLWAADISAKLIPPGELVNDRYQVIDDQIWLDTHPNLPPQVSDPLPQAILPYLRLYPHYLHLPQVYGYAVLSKGSTPGQVLLLENVPVDSNGKLLPSIVQAWQEASPVRQVYWLWQILELWQPMAEQGVVSSLLVADNLRVEGWRVRLREFYADGVENAIVDPQNNSSTQTFIPGATEPSLEQLGTSWKSWFKMPHKQLEEPLAAIYQQMQAKDVSYKAIASSLNQLLLEQAALLPLSCLVASATDPGPGQQHNEDSCYPKNDDISALKSSNGKTASHYNEQLISHLSIVCDGIGGHEGGEVASQLAVQSLKLQVQARLTEVVADPDIITPDIVSEQLAAVIRVANNLIAARNDEQGRESRRRMATTLVMALQLPQQVNTSKGAANSHELYIANLGDSRAYWITPQYCQQLTVDDDVATREVRSGKSVYRQAMNRPDAGALTQAMGIKDAEFLRPTVKRFIIEEDGLLLLCSDGVSDNRLVEQYLIDYAEPILAGKMSVESAVESLINLANQKNGHDNSSVVLSCCRVSPEYPVALEKRATNILTAPVMVSAFVESPNVYIDAELVTPEDEQRADIVQDRKWNISLGAALGLILLLIGAGAFGLTTWWLLSPQNVEMIRDRLFRQEQPPKQSQPFNVE from the coding sequence ATGATTAGTTCCAAGCCTCGAATTCATTGCTTAAATTCAACTTGCTCCCATCCACTGAATCCCATATCCAATAAGTTTTGTGAGAGTTGCCATACACCCTTAGTTTATCGCTATCTGTGGGCGGCTGACATCTCTGCCAAGCTGATCCCACCTGGAGAGTTAGTCAACGACAGATATCAAGTTATTGACGATCAAATTTGGCTGGATACGCACCCCAATCTGCCACCCCAGGTGAGCGATCCCTTACCGCAAGCAATTCTTCCTTATCTACGTCTTTATCCTCACTATTTACACTTACCACAGGTGTACGGCTATGCTGTGCTAAGTAAAGGCTCAACTCCAGGGCAAGTTCTGTTACTGGAAAATGTGCCAGTAGATTCTAACGGTAAGTTACTACCTTCAATCGTACAGGCATGGCAGGAAGCATCTCCAGTGCGTCAAGTATACTGGCTGTGGCAAATTCTGGAACTTTGGCAGCCAATGGCCGAGCAAGGTGTAGTTTCTAGTTTATTGGTGGCGGATAACTTGCGGGTTGAAGGCTGGCGAGTTAGGCTGCGGGAATTTTATGCTGATGGTGTTGAAAATGCGATCGTAGATCCTCAGAATAATTCCTCTACTCAAACATTTATCCCAGGAGCCACAGAACCATCCCTAGAACAGTTGGGAACTTCTTGGAAATCTTGGTTTAAAATGCCACACAAGCAGCTAGAAGAACCACTAGCAGCAATTTATCAGCAAATGCAAGCCAAAGATGTTTCTTACAAGGCTATTGCTAGTTCTCTTAACCAACTTTTACTAGAGCAAGCAGCGTTATTACCTTTGAGTTGTTTAGTTGCTAGTGCTACAGATCCAGGGCCAGGGCAGCAGCATAATGAAGATAGCTGTTATCCCAAAAATGATGATATTTCAGCTTTAAAAAGTAGCAATGGTAAAACTGCAAGTCACTATAACGAGCAACTAATTTCACACCTATCAATTGTTTGTGATGGTATTGGAGGTCATGAAGGCGGAGAAGTTGCTAGCCAGTTAGCGGTGCAGTCTTTGAAGTTGCAAGTGCAAGCCCGCTTAACAGAAGTAGTAGCCGATCCCGATATTATCACCCCAGATATTGTATCGGAACAATTAGCCGCAGTTATTCGCGTGGCAAATAACTTAATAGCAGCCCGTAATGATGAACAAGGGCGAGAATCACGCCGACGGATGGCGACCACTTTAGTGATGGCATTACAACTGCCACAGCAAGTAAATACATCTAAAGGTGCTGCTAATTCCCACGAACTTTATATTGCTAACTTAGGAGATAGCCGCGCCTACTGGATTACTCCTCAATATTGCCAACAATTGACAGTTGACGATGATGTGGCAACTAGGGAAGTACGTTCAGGAAAAAGTGTATATCGGCAAGCGATGAATAGACCAGATGCGGGGGCATTAACTCAAGCAATGGGCATAAAAGATGCTGAGTTTTTGCGCCCAACTGTGAAAAGATTCATTATTGAAGAAGATGGTTTATTGTTGCTGTGTTCTGATGGGGTAAGTGACAACAGATTAGTCGAGCAATATCTGATAGATTATGCCGAGCCAATTTTGGCAGGTAAGATGTCTGTGGAATCCGCAGTTGAGTCTTTAATTAACTTGGCTAATCAAAAAAATGGTCATGATAACTCTTCAGTTGTTTTAAGCTGTTGCAGAGTTAGCCCAGAATATCCTGTAGCACTAGAAAAAAGAGCTACTAACATTTTGACTGCGCCAGTAATGGTATCAGCATTTGTGGAATCACCAAATGTGTATATAGATGCAGAACTGGTGACACCGGAAGACGAACAACGAGCAGATATCGTTCAAGACCGTAAGTGGAACATCAGTTTAGGAGCAGCATTAGGATTGATATTATTACTAATTGGGGCTGGCGCATTTGGTTTAACTACTTGGTGGCTCCTCAGTCCTCAAAATGTTGAGATGATCCGCGATCGCTTGTTTCGACAAGAACAACCTCCAAAACAGTCTCAACCTTTTAATGTAGAATAA
- a CDS encoding ferredoxin-thioredoxin reductase variable chain, whose translation MVQAVFYEKEDMKVGDRVRVKNSVIVYHHPEHRGQPFDIKDQEGEILAIVTQWQGRPVSANFPLQVKFQQKFRAHLRDDELELVE comes from the coding sequence TTGGTACAGGCTGTCTTCTATGAGAAAGAAGATATGAAAGTTGGCGATCGCGTGCGCGTTAAAAACTCTGTGATTGTTTACCACCATCCTGAACATCGTGGTCAGCCCTTTGATATCAAAGATCAGGAAGGAGAAATATTGGCGATTGTAACCCAATGGCAAGGAAGACCAGTTAGCGCAAACTTCCCATTACAGGTGAAATTCCAGCAAAAATTCCGCGCCCATTTACGGGATGATGAGTTGGAGTTAGTAGAGTAG
- a CDS encoding MotA/TolQ/ExbB proton channel family protein, producing the protein MTINSLFIGVTIGIFIIACIFEVIFVWNYNKSYYKDTHNAIKYLKTQSRNSERNGREILNLENPPNWDWLKQHIEGNFIQDGVYAAELKNNRFVLRKYPAALTWSIPRSSRRFIPSILTAIGILGTFLGIQIGLQNINLNSTENFSELLPSIQQLLDGMRTAFLTSLFGLGFASLFTLILAGSEGVRKTLRKNVQDELDKIARLKTDADLESNQLTAKAIGEATGTQVSYAIAPLINPIKEELREIRAIQAAQNQLTPQEISQQVALAFAPLINPISEHLREIRVAQFAQNQLTSEAIGQQVALALAPGFTEIRNDLSAQRLTIEQQRQELLTTLIQELRTEVVEPVVLRLDESARLTREASQAVIELKDALGEITQSLAESIHTIQEFQRNTLGQLHEFARDLREILSQFQTETQGVLQQVATEIQRAVSTSIEGLATQRQAFIASARQAASFFQGIQENLQQALETQAQQQQEMLAGVESQTINILAEANQAFLTQSHTIETVGVQASSVMDTARTNLEATLNNIDENLQNTRNTVQQELENFRINYQSALVTFFNEQNNLLNDTLGQQRDGLAGVVADLQRVFVEEAEQRKELAAQVNDSMARINGTVQRVSELANVVGLTSSERLAQLIELSRTISGEAQRVENAYRNMGNQFNLALGKWNEEIIAYLNQATASQTTFFNQADSSMANICNGLNETASGLIDVSHYLVAAANEARNGGNNQ; encoded by the coding sequence ATGACAATTAATTCACTATTTATTGGGGTGACTATAGGAATATTTATAATTGCTTGTATTTTTGAAGTGATATTTGTTTGGAATTATAATAAAAGTTATTATAAAGATACTCATAATGCGATTAAATACTTAAAGACACAATCAAGGAATTCAGAAAGAAATGGTAGAGAAATTCTTAACCTAGAAAATCCGCCTAACTGGGATTGGTTAAAACAACATATAGAGGGCAATTTTATTCAAGATGGAGTTTATGCAGCCGAGTTAAAAAATAACCGCTTTGTATTAAGAAAATATCCTGCTGCTCTTACTTGGTCAATACCGCGTAGTTCGCGCAGATTTATACCTAGTATTCTCACAGCAATCGGAATTTTGGGGACTTTTCTTGGTATCCAAATCGGGCTTCAGAATATTAATTTAAATAGTACAGAAAACTTTTCGGAGTTATTACCTTCTATCCAACAATTGCTGGATGGGATGAGAACTGCATTCTTGACATCGCTATTTGGATTGGGCTTTGCTAGCCTTTTCACTCTAATTCTAGCAGGCTCAGAAGGGGTACGAAAAACGCTTCGTAAAAATGTACAAGATGAATTAGATAAAATTGCTAGGTTAAAAACTGATGCTGATTTAGAATCAAATCAATTAACTGCTAAAGCAATTGGGGAAGCTACGGGGACGCAAGTAAGTTATGCGATCGCTCCCTTAATTAACCCGATTAAAGAAGAGTTAAGAGAAATTAGAGCTATCCAAGCTGCTCAAAATCAACTTACCCCACAAGAGATAAGTCAACAAGTTGCATTAGCCTTTGCTCCCTTAATTAACCCTATTTCGGAACATTTAAGAGAAATTAGAGTTGCCCAATTTGCTCAAAATCAGCTTACCTCAGAAGCGATCGGTCAACAAGTTGCATTAGCTTTAGCGCCTGGATTTACAGAAATACGCAATGATTTATCAGCACAACGCCTAACTATTGAACAGCAAAGGCAAGAGCTTTTAACTACATTGATTCAAGAGTTGCGAACAGAGGTAGTTGAACCTGTTGTTTTGCGGTTAGACGAAAGCGCACGATTAACGAGGGAAGCTTCGCAAGCGGTTATAGAACTCAAAGACGCATTAGGTGAAATTACTCAAAGTTTAGCCGAATCAATCCACACAATTCAGGAGTTTCAACGCAATACACTCGGTCAATTACATGAATTTGCTAGAGATTTACGAGAAATTTTAAGCCAATTTCAAACAGAAACTCAAGGTGTTCTTCAACAAGTAGCTACAGAAATTCAACGAGCAGTATCTACCAGTATCGAGGGTTTAGCTACCCAACGGCAAGCTTTTATTGCTAGTGCTAGACAAGCAGCTAGCTTTTTTCAAGGTATTCAGGAAAATTTGCAACAAGCTTTAGAAACTCAAGCACAACAACAACAAGAAATGTTGGCGGGTGTTGAGTCCCAGACAATAAACATATTAGCTGAGGCTAATCAAGCGTTTTTAACTCAATCTCACACAATTGAAACTGTTGGGGTACAAGCTTCAAGTGTAATGGATACAGCTAGAACAAATTTAGAGGCGACATTAAATAATATTGACGAAAATCTCCAAAACACTCGGAACACAGTACAGCAGGAGTTAGAAAATTTCAGGATTAATTATCAATCAGCTTTAGTAACATTTTTTAATGAACAAAATAATTTGCTGAATGATACTTTAGGGCAACAGCGTGATGGATTAGCCGGAGTTGTTGCAGATTTACAAAGAGTTTTCGTAGAAGAAGCGGAACAGCGTAAGGAGTTAGCCGCGCAAGTAAACGATAGCATGGCAAGAATTAATGGGACTGTTCAAAGAGTTAGTGAACTAGCTAATGTAGTAGGTTTAACTTCTAGTGAACGTTTAGCACAGTTAATAGAATTATCTAGAACTATTAGCGGTGAGGCGCAGCGTGTAGAAAACGCTTATCGAAATATGGGTAATCAATTTAACCTAGCTTTAGGTAAGTGGAATGAGGAAATTATTGCTTATTTAAATCAAGCTACTGCATCACAAACAACTTTCTTTAACCAGGCAGATAGTAGCATGGCGAATATCTGCAATGGTTTAAATGAGACAGCAAGCGGTTTAATAGATGTATCTCATTATTTAGTAGCGGCAGCTAATGAAGCCAGGAATGGAGGAAATAATCAGTGA
- a CDS encoding OmpA family protein: MSNFSQFDVESEVEEQDDSSFLLSIGDLMSGLLMLFALLFIIVQMQLSERIQEVKRLETELAAYKKAIDELPIRILNAINGNVGEKGVFIVDPKTGDVSIAERLLFDEGSAELKPEGKKFLQEFIPVYSQVIFSNNKFDEQITRIVIEGHTSSEGSDKVNLELSLRRSLSVSDYIFSNQLNFPSKGQLRNKILAAGRGEIDADQKMDNPSDRKVVFRFQFKREDFSKWFPKTRSPVSQP, translated from the coding sequence GTGAGTAATTTTTCTCAATTCGATGTAGAATCAGAAGTTGAAGAACAAGACGACTCTAGCTTTTTATTATCAATTGGCGATTTAATGTCCGGCTTGCTGATGCTGTTTGCATTGTTATTTATCATTGTGCAGATGCAGCTTAGTGAGCGGATTCAAGAAGTAAAAAGACTAGAAACTGAATTAGCGGCATATAAAAAAGCTATTGATGAGTTGCCGATTAGAATCCTTAATGCTATTAATGGCAATGTAGGAGAAAAGGGAGTATTTATAGTTGATCCAAAAACGGGTGATGTTAGTATTGCGGAGCGTTTGTTATTTGATGAGGGAAGCGCGGAACTAAAACCGGAAGGAAAAAAGTTTTTGCAAGAATTTATCCCTGTTTATAGTCAGGTAATTTTTTCTAATAATAAATTTGATGAACAGATTACTAGAATTGTAATTGAAGGTCATACTAGCTCTGAAGGTTCAGATAAAGTTAATCTAGAATTGAGTTTGCGACGATCCTTATCTGTTTCTGATTATATTTTTTCTAATCAGCTAAATTTTCCGAGTAAAGGGCAATTGAGAAATAAGATATTAGCAGCAGGAAGAGGTGAGATTGATGCCGATCAAAAGATGGATAATCCAAGCGATCGCAAGGTAGTTTTCCGCTTTCAGTTTAAACGCGAAGATTTTAGTAAATGGTTCCCCAAAACGCGATCGCCAGTGAGTCAACCATGA
- a CDS encoding EH signature domain-containing protein, whose amino-acid sequence MVPQNAIASESTMNVRFRQLHLNPSQPPSYQPTELLKLSEGLKTDSYSKIIANIPRLFRTKFRSLTEILSDIQSNQIQQVSILEWVYCLYHKKTWDAQNPDLQIASSQAIWEAAKQNSWLLQKLLWRVALYYSGQKETAIAHSLVDTFPSNIQSNSRAIKIINIIKSPHAAKELAQLCYTDLLLPQQLLEQAQLPSWIPVATEALNHVAEVFSDPSNINYKHTNWLLRCLNQMSADQQLLAVDSLLNKISPELGANLTQLVTWLEENYSPRVTNSRWNQLSLFAKSALWKWIGAVNYRDFANLVARLLETLDSESTDSKQLKSRRKFWADYSGRFQRLRILFPQNSVNILDSYLNRQDVSILIDDGSEPTEVCIFDFGDWFVIEFFRWWSSEIRLIPNNPETEAIVFGANLSVKRLRCLGGERHDHRYLWQFYGREWLTQNQISYNPGTKPYPNPTFQKQQKRKSELIEWNREIQKLEQEAQEYCFLIMPNPADGK is encoded by the coding sequence ATGGTTCCCCAAAACGCGATCGCCAGTGAGTCAACCATGAATGTTCGGTTTCGTCAACTACATCTTAATCCCTCACAACCTCCTAGTTATCAGCCAACAGAATTACTTAAACTATCTGAAGGTCTAAAAACTGATAGTTATTCAAAAATTATTGCAAATATTCCGAGACTTTTCAGAACTAAATTTCGCTCTCTAACAGAAATTTTGTCAGATATTCAAAGTAATCAAATTCAGCAAGTAAGTATACTAGAGTGGGTTTATTGTCTTTATCATAAAAAGACTTGGGATGCTCAAAATCCAGATTTACAGATAGCTTCATCTCAAGCTATTTGGGAAGCAGCTAAACAAAATTCTTGGCTTTTACAAAAGTTACTTTGGCGTGTTGCTCTTTATTATAGTGGTCAGAAAGAAACAGCAATTGCTCATTCTTTAGTTGATACCTTCCCAAGCAATATTCAATCTAATAGTCGGGCTATCAAAATCATTAATATTATTAAATCGCCTCACGCCGCTAAAGAATTAGCTCAATTATGCTATACGGATTTACTGCTACCACAGCAACTTTTAGAACAAGCTCAATTACCTAGTTGGATACCTGTAGCTACAGAAGCATTGAATCATGTTGCTGAAGTGTTTTCTGATCCATCGAATATTAATTACAAGCATACAAATTGGTTGCTACGTTGCCTAAATCAAATGTCAGCAGATCAGCAGCTTTTAGCAGTGGACTCTTTACTTAATAAAATTTCGCCAGAATTAGGGGCAAATTTAACACAACTGGTAACGTGGCTAGAAGAAAATTATAGTCCTAGAGTCACAAATTCTCGCTGGAATCAGCTTTCTCTATTTGCTAAGTCAGCTTTATGGAAGTGGATAGGGGCAGTTAACTATCGAGATTTTGCCAATTTAGTCGCTCGGTTGTTAGAAACCCTTGATAGTGAAAGCACTGATTCTAAACAACTGAAATCGCGTCGAAAGTTTTGGGCTGATTATAGTGGTCGCTTTCAGCGTCTCCGCATTCTTTTTCCTCAAAATTCAGTCAATATTTTAGATAGCTATCTAAATAGGCAAGATGTAAGTATTTTAATAGATGATGGCAGCGAACCTACAGAAGTTTGTATATTTGATTTTGGAGATTGGTTTGTTATCGAATTTTTCCGGTGGTGGAGTAGCGAAATTCGCCTAATACCTAACAATCCTGAAACCGAGGCAATTGTTTTTGGAGCGAATCTATCAGTTAAGCGTTTGCGTTGTCTAGGTGGTGAACGCCACGATCACAGATATTTATGGCAATTTTATGGTAGAGAGTGGCTGACTCAAAATCAAATTTCCTACAACCCAGGAACAAAACCTTACCCTAATCCCACTTTCCAAAAGCAGCAAAAGCGTAAGAGCGAACTGATAGAGTGGAATCGCGAAATTCAAAAACTTGAGCAAGAGGCGCAGGAATATTGCTTCTTAATTATGCCCAACCCCGCAGACGGTAAATAA
- a CDS encoding YdcF family protein has product MVVTLVLMWKRSRWAAVPVILALIALLVASNGWVCNWLVRSLEVQNIPQTTLPVADAIVVLGGGTKPAVAPRPTVDLSEGGDRIFYAAQLYREGKAPWVISSGGRVEWRGGGSPESGDMGVILETLGVPKSAILQDPNSLNTYENAVNVRAILNAYNLNKVLLVTSALHMPRSLAIFKRQKIDAIAAPTDFLVTQQEIQEPNTSNEAFILNLLPDVEKLEKSTKAIKEYIGIFIYRLRGWA; this is encoded by the coding sequence ATGGTTGTAACTTTGGTGTTGATGTGGAAACGTTCTCGATGGGCAGCAGTTCCAGTTATTTTAGCGTTAATAGCTTTGCTAGTAGCAAGTAATGGTTGGGTTTGTAACTGGTTAGTGCGATCGCTTGAAGTACAAAATATTCCCCAAACAACATTACCAGTAGCAGACGCAATTGTAGTTTTAGGGGGTGGTACTAAACCTGCCGTTGCACCGCGCCCAACAGTAGACTTAAGTGAAGGAGGCGATCGCATTTTTTATGCAGCACAGCTATACCGTGAAGGCAAAGCACCTTGGGTAATTTCTAGTGGTGGGCGGGTTGAGTGGCGTGGCGGTGGATCGCCAGAATCAGGTGATATGGGTGTAATTTTAGAAACATTAGGGGTTCCTAAATCTGCGATTCTGCAAGATCCTAACTCACTCAATACTTACGAAAATGCCGTAAATGTTAGAGCCATCCTTAACGCTTATAATCTCAACAAAGTGTTATTGGTGACATCGGCTTTGCATATGCCGCGATCGCTTGCTATCTTCAAACGTCAAAAAATTGATGCAATAGCTGCACCCACCGACTTTTTAGTCACTCAGCAAGAAATTCAAGAACCAAACACCAGCAATGAAGCGTTTATACTCAACCTGCTACCTGATGTTGAAAAGTTAGAAAAGTCAACAAAAGCAATAAAAGAATACATTGGTATATTTATTTACCGTCTGCGGGGTTGGGCATAA